Proteins encoded by one window of Streptomyces sp. NBC_01571:
- the pruA gene encoding L-glutamate gamma-semialdehyde dehydrogenase, protein MDAVTQVPTPVNEPVHGYAPGSPERARLEAKLKELAENPIELSMTIGGEKRLGGGERFEVVQPHNHKAVIGTGAHATRADAQDAIDAALAAAPAWRAMSFDDRAAIILRAAELLAGPWRETLAASTMLGQSKTAQQAEIDCPCELVDFWRFNVAYARQILAEQPPANSPGVWNRLDHRPLEGFVYAITPFNFTAIAGNLPTAPALMGNVVVWKPSPTQTHAAVLLMQLLEEAGLPKGVINLVTGDGIEVSEVALEHRDLAGIHFTGSTKTFQYLWKTVGNNIEKYRSYPRLVGETGGKDFVVAHPSADRAILKTALTRGAFEYQGQKCSATSRAYIPASIWNSGFKEEFAAEIDQLTMGDVTDLSNFIGAVIDERSFAKNKAAIDRAKSDPACTVVAGGSYDDSVGYFVRPTVVECSDPENEVFKTEYFGPFLAVHVYADDEYDAMLTQMESASDYALTGSVVSGDRAAAAYTMEKLRYAAGNFYINDKSTGAVVGQQPFGGGRASGTNDKAGAPQNLMRWTLTRAIKETLVPPTDYTYPHMG, encoded by the coding sequence ATGGACGCTGTGACCCAGGTCCCCACCCCCGTCAACGAGCCGGTGCACGGCTACGCCCCCGGCTCGCCGGAGCGCGCCCGTCTGGAGGCCAAGCTCAAGGAGCTGGCCGAGAACCCGATCGAGCTGTCGATGACCATCGGCGGCGAGAAGCGGCTCGGTGGCGGTGAGCGCTTCGAGGTCGTGCAGCCGCACAACCACAAGGCCGTCATCGGCACCGGTGCGCACGCCACCCGGGCCGACGCCCAGGACGCCATCGACGCGGCCCTCGCCGCCGCGCCCGCCTGGCGCGCGATGTCCTTCGACGACCGCGCCGCGATCATCCTGCGCGCGGCCGAGCTGCTGGCCGGCCCCTGGCGCGAGACCCTCGCGGCCTCCACGATGCTCGGCCAGTCGAAGACGGCCCAGCAGGCCGAGATCGACTGCCCGTGCGAACTTGTCGACTTCTGGCGCTTCAACGTCGCCTACGCCCGCCAGATCCTCGCCGAGCAGCCCCCGGCCAACTCGCCGGGCGTCTGGAACCGCCTCGACCACCGCCCGCTCGAAGGCTTCGTCTACGCGATCACGCCCTTCAACTTCACGGCGATCGCGGGCAACCTGCCGACGGCTCCCGCGCTGATGGGCAACGTCGTCGTCTGGAAGCCGTCCCCGACCCAGACCCACGCCGCCGTGCTGCTGATGCAGCTCCTGGAGGAGGCCGGTCTGCCCAAGGGCGTCATCAACCTCGTCACCGGTGACGGCATCGAGGTCTCCGAGGTGGCGCTGGAGCACCGCGATCTCGCGGGGATCCACTTCACCGGGTCGACCAAGACCTTCCAGTACCTGTGGAAGACGGTCGGCAACAACATCGAGAAGTACCGCTCCTACCCGCGCCTGGTGGGTGAGACCGGAGGCAAGGACTTCGTGGTCGCCCACCCGTCGGCCGACCGCGCGATCCTCAAGACGGCCCTGACCCGCGGTGCCTTCGAGTACCAGGGCCAGAAGTGCTCCGCGACCTCCCGCGCCTACATCCCGGCGTCGATCTGGAACTCCGGGTTCAAGGAGGAGTTCGCGGCCGAGATCGACCAGCTGACCATGGGTGACGTCACCGACCTGTCGAACTTCATCGGCGCGGTCATCGACGAGCGGTCCTTCGCCAAGAACAAGGCGGCGATCGACCGGGCGAAGTCCGACCCGGCCTGCACGGTCGTCGCGGGCGGCTCGTACGACGACTCGGTCGGCTACTTCGTGCGTCCCACGGTCGTCGAGTGCTCGGACCCGGAGAACGAGGTCTTCAAGACGGAGTACTTCGGTCCGTTCCTCGCCGTGCACGTCTACGCGGACGACGAGTACGACGCGATGCTGACCCAGATGGAGTCGGCCTCCGACTACGCGCTGACCGGCTCGGTCGTCTCGGGCGACCGCGCGGCCGCCGCGTACACGATGGAGAAGCTCCGCTACGCCGCAGGCAACTTCTACATCAACGACAAGTCGACCGGCGCCGTCGTCGGCCAGCAGCCCTTCGGCGGCGGCCGTGCCTCCGGCACGAACGACAAGGCGGGCGCCCCGCAGAACCTGATGCGCTGGACGCTGACCCGCGCCATCAAGGAGACGCTGGTCCCGCCGACCGACTACACGTACCCCCACATGGGCTGA
- a CDS encoding GNAT family N-acetyltransferase has translation MATRLRTAHTADLAPAELHAVRAFLDDAFGGDFGDEDWDHGLGGIHALVHDDEGLAGHGSVIQRRVLHRGRSLRVGYVEAVGVRADVRRRGLGGRVMAALERVIEGSYALGALSASEEGGPLYAARGWQRWPGRICALGPGGVVRLPDEEGSTFVRPVVTAVSPGRPLHGALDPAHELVFDWREGDVL, from the coding sequence ATGGCCACCCGACTGCGGACCGCCCACACCGCGGACCTCGCGCCCGCCGAACTCCACGCGGTCCGCGCCTTCCTGGACGACGCCTTCGGCGGGGACTTCGGTGACGAGGACTGGGACCACGGCCTCGGTGGCATCCACGCGCTCGTGCACGACGACGAGGGCCTCGCGGGCCACGGCTCCGTGATCCAGCGCCGGGTGCTGCACCGCGGACGCTCACTGCGGGTCGGCTACGTGGAGGCCGTGGGCGTCCGGGCCGACGTGCGCAGACGGGGGCTGGGCGGCCGGGTCATGGCGGCCCTGGAGCGGGTGATCGAGGGCTCGTACGCGTTGGGCGCGCTCTCCGCGAGCGAGGAGGGCGGCCCCCTGTACGCCGCCCGTGGCTGGCAGCGCTGGCCGGGCCGGATCTGCGCCCTGGGGCCGGGAGGCGTCGTGCGCCTGCCGGACGAGGAGGGCAGCACCTTCGTACGGCCCGTCGTCACCGCGGTTTCCCCCGGCCGCCCCCTGCACGGTGCCCTCGACCCGGCTCACGAACTGGTCTTCGACTGGCGGGAGGGCGACGTCCTGTGA
- a CDS encoding metallophosphoesterase family protein, whose amino-acid sequence MDTPDVGIPEQLARRMSMAEQHEYLRTKLTRRRALTAAGAFAGGGLLAGCASGPKSPARVSAPRAGSATGQAHGSAVTPFGRHLAFGADPKTQMRISWQVPLAVRKPYVRVGLTPWGLSRRIEAEVRDLHTPGLTGQRFALDQYYLHAALDNLRPGTTYYYGVGHEGFDPASRERHSTVGSFRTAPASPEKFVFTAFGDQGVTPDALANDKVLLGRHPAFHLHAGDICYADSVGLGAKSDIYDPSAWDLFLKQTESVAGSVPWMVTTGNHDMEAWYSPNGYGGQSARWSLPDNGFDARRAPGVYSFTYGNVGIVALDANDVSYEIPANKGYTDGRQTAWLDRRLGELRGSVDFVVVFFHHCAYSTSTHASDGGVRDAWLPLFTKHQVDLVINGHNHVYERTDAVKDGRVGRPVPVGASTDPTRDGIVYVTAGGAGKSLYRFPAGVEDSYEGKTTRHEPVKTFHWTKARQQQHDTVEWSRVRYTGYSFLSVEAETGATPKLKVSALAQNGRRIDYFEVRRGA is encoded by the coding sequence ATGGACACTCCCGACGTCGGCATTCCCGAGCAGCTCGCGCGCCGTATGAGCATGGCCGAGCAGCACGAGTACCTGCGGACGAAGCTCACCCGGCGCCGCGCGCTGACCGCGGCGGGCGCCTTCGCCGGCGGTGGGCTGCTGGCCGGCTGCGCGTCCGGTCCGAAGAGCCCGGCGCGCGTGTCCGCCCCGAGGGCGGGCTCCGCCACCGGGCAGGCGCACGGTTCCGCCGTCACGCCCTTCGGACGCCATCTCGCCTTCGGCGCGGACCCGAAGACCCAGATGCGGATCTCCTGGCAGGTGCCCCTGGCGGTCCGGAAGCCCTACGTACGGGTGGGGCTGACGCCCTGGGGGCTGAGCCGGCGGATCGAGGCGGAGGTCCGTGACCTGCACACGCCGGGCCTCACCGGTCAGCGGTTCGCGCTGGACCAGTACTACCTGCACGCGGCGCTGGACAACCTGCGGCCCGGCACGACGTACTACTACGGAGTCGGCCACGAGGGGTTCGACCCGGCGTCCCGGGAGCGGCACTCCACGGTCGGCTCCTTCCGTACCGCGCCCGCGAGTCCGGAGAAGTTCGTCTTCACCGCCTTCGGCGACCAGGGCGTCACCCCCGACGCGCTCGCCAACGACAAGGTGCTCCTCGGCCGGCACCCGGCCTTCCATCTGCACGCGGGCGACATCTGCTACGCGGACTCGGTGGGCCTCGGCGCGAAGTCCGACATCTACGACCCCAGCGCCTGGGACCTGTTCCTCAAGCAGACCGAGTCGGTGGCGGGATCGGTGCCGTGGATGGTGACGACCGGCAACCACGACATGGAGGCCTGGTACTCGCCGAACGGGTACGGCGGCCAGTCGGCGCGCTGGTCCCTCCCGGACAACGGCTTCGACGCGCGCCGGGCGCCGGGCGTGTACTCCTTCACCTACGGCAACGTCGGGATCGTGGCACTGGACGCGAACGACGTGTCGTACGAGATCCCCGCCAACAAGGGCTACACGGACGGCCGGCAGACGGCGTGGCTCGACCGGCGGCTCGGTGAACTGCGCGGGAGCGTCGACTTCGTGGTGGTCTTCTTCCACCACTGTGCCTACTCGACCTCGACCCACGCCTCCGACGGCGGCGTGCGGGACGCCTGGCTCCCGCTGTTCACAAAGCACCAGGTGGACCTGGTGATCAACGGGCACAACCACGTGTACGAGCGCACCGACGCCGTCAAGGACGGCAGGGTGGGCAGGCCGGTGCCGGTCGGCGCGTCGACCGATCCGACTCGGGACGGGATCGTGTACGTCACGGCGGGCGGGGCGGGCAAGAGCCTGTACCGCTTCCCCGCCGGGGTGGAGGACAGCTACGAGGGGAAGACCACGCGCCACGAGCCGGTCAAGACCTTCCACTGGACGAAGGCGCGGCAGCAGCAGCACGACACCGTGGAGTGGTCGCGCGTGCGCTACACCGGGTACTCCTTCCTCTCGGTGGAGGCGGAGACCGGCGCGACACCGAAGCTCAAGGTGTCGGCGCTCGCCCAGAACGGCAGGCGGATCGACTACTTCGAGGTGCGGCGCGGAGCGTGA
- a CDS encoding 3-isopropylmalate dehydrogenase, with the protein MSRSINLAVIPGDGIGQEVVAQGLKVLSAVLPQDVKLETKDFDFGARRYHATGETLTEADLDALKQHDAILLGAIGDPSVPSGVLERGFLLKLRFAFDHHVNLRPSKLLPGVATPLAGQPEIDFVVVREGTEGPYTGNGGTIRKGTEHEVATEVSVNTAFGVERVVRDAFARAQARPRKKLALIHKNNVLTFAGHLWTNVFNKVAEEFPEVTTEYMHVDAATIYLVTQPERFDVIVTDNLFGDIITDLAAAVSGGIGVAASGNINPSGEFPSMFEPVHGSAPDIAGQGKADPSATVLSVALLLRHLGYEPEAARIEDAVSADLAERVGQPARSTEEIGDALAVRVAG; encoded by the coding sequence ATGTCTCGCAGCATCAATCTCGCAGTGATCCCCGGTGACGGCATCGGCCAGGAGGTCGTGGCCCAGGGGCTGAAGGTGCTCTCCGCCGTCCTTCCGCAGGATGTGAAGCTGGAGACCAAGGACTTCGACTTCGGCGCCCGGCGGTACCACGCGACCGGGGAGACCCTCACCGAGGCCGACCTCGACGCCCTGAAGCAGCACGACGCGATCCTGCTCGGCGCGATCGGCGACCCCTCGGTCCCGTCCGGCGTCCTGGAGCGGGGCTTCCTGCTCAAACTGCGCTTCGCCTTCGACCACCACGTCAACCTGCGTCCCTCGAAGCTGCTCCCCGGGGTCGCCACCCCGCTGGCCGGCCAGCCCGAGATCGACTTCGTGGTGGTCCGCGAGGGCACCGAGGGCCCCTACACCGGCAACGGCGGCACCATCCGCAAGGGCACCGAGCACGAGGTCGCCACCGAGGTCTCCGTCAACACGGCCTTCGGCGTCGAGCGTGTCGTCCGCGACGCCTTCGCCCGCGCCCAGGCCCGCCCGCGCAAGAAGCTGGCGCTCATCCACAAGAACAACGTGCTGACCTTCGCCGGTCACCTGTGGACGAACGTCTTCAACAAGGTGGCCGAGGAGTTCCCCGAGGTCACCACCGAGTACATGCACGTGGACGCGGCGACGATCTACCTCGTCACGCAGCCCGAGCGCTTCGACGTGATCGTCACCGACAACCTCTTCGGCGACATCATCACCGACCTCGCCGCGGCCGTCTCCGGCGGCATCGGCGTCGCCGCCTCCGGCAACATCAACCCGAGCGGCGAGTTCCCCTCGATGTTCGAGCCCGTGCACGGCTCGGCGCCCGACATCGCGGGCCAGGGCAAGGCCGACCCCAGCGCCACCGTCCTGTCCGTCGCCCTCCTGCTGCGCCACCTCGGCTACGAGCCCGAGGCCGCCCGCATCGAGGACGCCGTCTCCGCCGACCTCGCCGAGCGCGTCGGGCAGCCCGCCCGCAGCACCGAGGAGATCGGCGACGCGCTCGCCGTACGAGTAGCCGGCTGA
- a CDS encoding branched-chain amino acid aminotransferase has translation MTTPTIELKPSSQPRSDAEREALLTSPGFGRHFTDHMVTIKWTEGRGWHDGQLVPYGPLSLDPANMTLHYAQEIFEGLKAYRQPDGSVATFRPDKNARRFQASARRLGMPELPVETFIEACDVLVQQDRAWVPAHGGEESLYLRPFMIATEVGLGVKPANEYLFLVIASPAGAYFPGGVKPVSIWLSEDRVRAVPGGMGDAKTGGNYAASLLAQAEAAAKGCDQVCYLDAVEHQWIEELGGMNLYFVYGGASGEKPVIVTPSLTGSILEGVTRDSLLTVARDLGYESREGRVSIDQWQRDAENGTLTEVFACGTAAVITPVGTVKRTGAEWKQSGGEPGEVTMKLREALLDIQRGISTDQHGWMHPLG, from the coding sequence ATGACGACGCCCACGATCGAGCTCAAGCCCTCTTCGCAGCCCCGCTCGGATGCGGAGCGCGAGGCCCTGCTCACCAGCCCCGGGTTCGGCCGCCACTTCACCGACCACATGGTGACGATCAAGTGGACCGAGGGCCGCGGCTGGCACGACGGTCAGCTCGTTCCGTACGGCCCGCTCTCCCTCGACCCGGCGAACATGACCCTGCACTACGCGCAGGAGATCTTCGAGGGCCTCAAGGCCTACCGTCAGCCCGACGGCTCCGTCGCCACCTTCCGCCCGGACAAGAACGCCCGCCGCTTCCAGGCCTCCGCCCGCCGCCTCGGCATGCCGGAGCTGCCGGTGGAGACGTTCATCGAGGCCTGTGACGTGCTGGTCCAGCAGGACAGGGCCTGGGTCCCGGCGCACGGCGGCGAGGAGTCCCTCTACCTCCGCCCGTTCATGATCGCGACCGAGGTCGGGCTCGGGGTGAAGCCCGCCAACGAGTACCTGTTCCTCGTCATCGCCTCCCCGGCCGGCGCCTACTTCCCCGGCGGCGTGAAGCCCGTGTCCATCTGGCTCTCCGAGGACCGCGTGCGCGCCGTCCCCGGCGGCATGGGCGACGCCAAGACCGGCGGCAACTACGCCGCCTCGCTGCTCGCGCAGGCCGAGGCCGCCGCCAAGGGCTGCGACCAGGTCTGCTACCTCGACGCGGTCGAGCACCAGTGGATCGAGGAGCTCGGCGGCATGAACCTGTACTTCGTGTACGGCGGCGCGTCCGGTGAGAAGCCGGTGATCGTCACCCCTTCGCTCACCGGTTCCATCCTGGAGGGCGTCACCCGCGACTCCCTGCTCACCGTGGCCCGCGACCTCGGCTACGAGTCCCGTGAGGGACGTGTCTCCATCGACCAGTGGCAGCGCGACGCCGAGAACGGCACGCTGACCGAGGTCTTCGCCTGCGGCACCGCGGCGGTCATCACCCCCGTCGGCACGGTCAAGCGCACGGGCGCCGAGTGGAAGCAGTCCGGCGGCGAGCCCGGCGAGGTCACCATGAAGCTGCGCGAGGCCCTCCTCGACATCCAGCGCGGCATCAGCACGGACCAGCACGGCTGGATGCACCCGCTGGGCTAG
- a CDS encoding KamA family radical SAM protein gives MSSALHPARPARPGSAHPSPRFRAFTPRDLDGLLRRVPLPAAERLALRAVAAVLPFRTNSYVVDELIDWAAVPDDPLFRLTFPQAEMLPEPDLKQMRDLLAQDAPKADVLRAAHEIRMRLNPHPSGQLDANVPVHEGRRLTGLQHKYPETVLIFPRQGQTCHAYCTYCFRWPQFVGESDLRIATDDIAATSAYLRAHPEVTSTLITGGDPMVMSTEVLRRYVEPLLEIESVQSIRVGTKSLAFWPHRFLTDRDADDVLRLFEKVVASGRHLALMAHFTHPQELRPPVVREAMRRVCDTGAVIRCQGPLVRGINDSAEAWAGLWNETTALGAVPYYQFVERDTGPQGYFGVPLARGHQIFRDAYAQVSGLARTVRGPVMSAMPGKVCVDGVTEVAGEKVFVLHLIQARDPELVGRPFFAAYDENATWFSDLKPAFGMSRFLPGLDAG, from the coding sequence ATGAGTTCAGCGCTCCACCCCGCCCGGCCTGCGAGACCCGGCTCCGCGCACCCGAGCCCTCGCTTCCGCGCCTTCACGCCCCGTGACCTGGACGGCCTGCTGCGACGCGTGCCCCTGCCGGCCGCCGAGCGACTCGCCCTGCGGGCCGTGGCGGCCGTCCTGCCGTTCCGTACGAACTCCTACGTGGTCGACGAGCTGATCGACTGGGCGGCCGTGCCCGACGACCCGCTCTTCCGGCTGACGTTCCCGCAGGCCGAGATGCTGCCCGAGCCCGACCTCAAGCAGATGAGGGACCTGCTCGCGCAGGACGCCCCGAAGGCGGACGTGCTGCGCGCGGCCCACGAGATCCGGATGAGGCTCAACCCGCATCCCTCCGGCCAGCTCGACGCCAACGTCCCCGTGCACGAGGGGCGGCGCCTCACCGGCCTCCAGCACAAGTACCCCGAAACGGTGCTGATCTTCCCGCGCCAGGGCCAGACCTGCCACGCCTACTGCACGTACTGCTTCCGCTGGCCCCAGTTCGTCGGCGAGTCCGACCTGCGCATCGCCACCGACGACATCGCCGCCACCTCCGCCTATCTGCGCGCCCACCCGGAGGTCACCAGCACGCTCATCACGGGCGGCGACCCGATGGTGATGAGCACCGAGGTGCTGCGCCGCTACGTCGAGCCGCTCCTGGAGATCGAGTCCGTCCAGTCGATCCGCGTCGGCACCAAGTCGCTCGCCTTCTGGCCCCACCGCTTCCTCACCGACCGTGACGCCGACGACGTGCTGCGCCTGTTCGAGAAGGTGGTCGCGAGCGGTCGCCACCTCGCGCTGATGGCCCACTTCACCCATCCCCAGGAGCTGCGGCCCCCGGTGGTGCGGGAGGCGATGCGCCGGGTATGTGACACGGGTGCCGTGATCCGCTGCCAGGGGCCGCTGGTCAGGGGCATCAACGACAGCGCCGAGGCGTGGGCCGGGCTGTGGAACGAGACGACCGCGCTGGGGGCGGTGCCGTACTACCAGTTCGTGGAGCGGGACACCGGCCCGCAGGGCTACTTCGGGGTGCCGCTCGCGCGTGGTCACCAGATCTTCCGTGACGCCTACGCCCAGGTGTCCGGCCTCGCGCGGACCGTGCGTGGCCCGGTCATGTCGGCGATGCCGGGCAAGGTGTGCGTGGACGGCGTCACGGAGGTGGCAGGCGAGAAGGTGTTCGTGCTCCACCTCATCCAGGCCCGCGACCCGGAGTTGGTGGGCCGCCCGTTCTTCGCCGCGTACGACGAGAACGCCACCTGGTTCAGCGACCTGAAGCCCGCTTTCGGCATGAGCCGGTTCCTGCCCGGCCTGGACGCGGGCTGA
- a CDS encoding cytosine permease produces MPIEQRGVDTIPDEERTSGPRDLVSILLGSNLCLGVIIFGWLPPSFGLDWWSSVSSIVAGTVIGTALTAPLALVSLRTATNLSTSSGAQFGVRGRLVGSVVGLLLALGYTALTVWIGGDVMIGVLHRLFGLPVDGLAYAVVYALLAAATVTGAVYGYRVLLAMSRVLAVGMTALLALGVLAYAPHFTTAALPGAGGYLLGSFWPTWLLAAVAAGLSGPIAFITLLGDYTRYISPSRHSSRKVLHATWLGLIAGLLVPQLFGTFTAYAARAALDYAGPLVSASPAWYLVPLLLAASAGSVGNAGLMLYSMGLDLDAILPRASRARATLTVAVVATVCVFVGHYAWNAQSAMTSFVLLLTAIGTPWAVITLIGFARSRGIYDPDALQVFNRRSRGGIYWYRAGWNVRATLSWVLGASVGLLAVSLPSYEGPLLSLTGGVDCSFVLSGLVGGLAYLTLSPGAASGAGGSESAREGISVTAGPRY; encoded by the coding sequence ATGCCGATAGAACAGCGCGGAGTCGACACCATCCCCGACGAGGAACGGACCAGCGGCCCGCGCGACCTCGTGTCGATCCTGCTCGGCTCCAACCTCTGTCTCGGCGTGATCATCTTCGGCTGGCTGCCGCCGTCCTTCGGGCTCGACTGGTGGTCCTCGGTGAGCTCGATCGTGGCCGGCACGGTGATCGGCACGGCGCTCACCGCTCCCCTGGCACTGGTCTCCCTGCGCACGGCGACCAACCTCTCCACCTCCTCCGGCGCCCAGTTCGGTGTGCGCGGGCGGCTGGTCGGCTCGGTCGTCGGGCTGCTGCTCGCCCTCGGCTACACCGCGCTGACCGTGTGGATCGGCGGCGATGTGATGATCGGCGTCCTGCACCGGCTGTTCGGCCTGCCGGTGGACGGTCTCGCCTACGCCGTCGTGTACGCGCTCCTCGCCGCCGCCACCGTCACGGGCGCGGTCTACGGCTACCGGGTGCTCCTCGCCATGTCCCGCGTCCTCGCCGTGGGCATGACCGCGCTGCTCGCCCTCGGTGTCCTCGCGTACGCGCCGCACTTCACCACCGCCGCGCTCCCCGGGGCGGGCGGCTATCTGCTCGGCTCGTTCTGGCCGACCTGGCTGCTGGCGGCGGTCGCGGCGGGCCTGTCCGGACCCATCGCGTTCATCACCCTGCTCGGCGACTACACCCGGTACATCTCCCCGTCCCGGCACTCCTCGCGCAAGGTCCTGCACGCCACCTGGCTGGGCCTGATCGCCGGTCTGCTCGTCCCCCAGCTCTTCGGGACCTTCACGGCGTACGCGGCCCGCGCCGCCCTCGACTACGCGGGACCGCTGGTCTCCGCCTCCCCCGCCTGGTACCTGGTCCCGCTCCTGCTCGCCGCCTCCGCGGGCTCGGTCGGCAACGCGGGACTGATGCTCTACTCGATGGGCCTGGACCTGGACGCGATCCTGCCGCGGGCCTCGCGCGCCCGGGCGACCCTCACGGTCGCCGTCGTCGCCACCGTCTGTGTCTTCGTCGGCCACTACGCCTGGAACGCGCAGTCCGCGATGACGTCCTTCGTCCTTCTCCTGACGGCCATCGGCACCCCGTGGGCGGTCATCACCCTCATCGGCTTCGCCCGCAGCCGCGGGATCTACGACCCGGACGCCCTCCAGGTCTTCAACCGCCGCTCCCGGGGCGGGATCTACTGGTACCGCGCCGGCTGGAACGTCCGGGCCACGCTCTCCTGGGTGCTCGGCGCGTCCGTCGGCCTGCTCGCCGTGTCACTGCCCTCCTACGAGGGGCCGCTGCTGTCCCTCACCGGCGGGGTGGACTGCAGCTTCGTCCTGTCGGGACTGGTGGGCGGGCTCGCGTACCTGACGCTGTCCCCGGGCGCGGCCTCGGGGGCGGGCGGCTCGGAGTCCGCTCGGGAAGGGATCAGCGTTACAGCAGGCCCACGGTACTGA
- the ureA gene encoding urease subunit gamma, with translation MRLTPTERDRLLLFGAAELARARRARGLRLNVPEATALIADTVCEAARDGRRLAEAIEAARSVLGPDDVLPGVADIVTEVHVEAVFDDGSRLAVVSDPLGPGLGEAGPGALLPGPAHAEPEAAVRLTVTNTATVPVSVTSHFHFFEANPRLDFPRATAYGMRLAVPAGSSVRFGPGESVEVGLRPIGGARVAIGFAGLVDGPLDAPGAREEALRRAAACGYLGAGAGAGEAEGNER, from the coding sequence GTGAGACTGACCCCCACGGAACGTGACCGGCTGCTGCTCTTCGGCGCGGCCGAGCTGGCCCGGGCCCGCCGGGCCCGCGGTCTCCGGCTGAACGTCCCCGAGGCGACCGCGCTCATCGCGGACACCGTGTGCGAGGCGGCCCGGGACGGGCGCCGGCTCGCGGAGGCCATCGAGGCGGCCCGGTCCGTGCTCGGCCCGGACGACGTGCTGCCGGGCGTCGCGGACATCGTCACCGAGGTGCACGTCGAGGCCGTCTTCGACGACGGGTCCCGGCTCGCCGTGGTGAGCGACCCCCTCGGCCCGGGACTGGGGGAGGCGGGACCGGGTGCCCTGCTGCCGGGGCCCGCGCACGCCGAGCCGGAGGCCGCCGTGCGCCTGACGGTCACCAACACCGCCACCGTGCCCGTCTCCGTCACCTCGCACTTCCACTTCTTCGAGGCCAACCCGCGGCTCGACTTCCCACGGGCGACGGCCTACGGGATGCGGCTCGCGGTCCCCGCCGGTTCGTCGGTCCGCTTCGGGCCCGGGGAGAGCGTCGAGGTCGGCCTCCGCCCGATCGGCGGTGCACGCGTCGCGATCGGGTTCGCCGGGCTCGTGGACGGCCCGCTGGACGCGCCCGGAGCCCGGGAGGAAGCCCTGCGCAGGGCGGCCGCCTGCGGATACCTCGGAGCCGGAGCCGGTGCCGGGGAAGCCGAAGGGAACGAACGATGA